The following coding sequences are from one Montipora capricornis isolate CH-2021 unplaced genomic scaffold, ASM3666992v2 scaffold_461, whole genome shotgun sequence window:
- the LOC138036147 gene encoding neuropeptide FF receptor 2-like, producing MALNFSSNAILVTMENFTAAEPEQCPSLTEDKLEVKIIKILAYSIVSIVSFFGNSVIIATVIRNRRMQTTVNYLIANMAVSDFSISVFAVPMKISEIANGPRRWLIEGSVGLIFCQLIYFFQDTSLVVSIQSLVVIAVDRYRGIVFLYRPAIITQKRCKIVIALVWVASMSLHSIYFFIIRLTSNNNTTDCIFSWEPKMFSDPKKAEEDYVVVALVLVVIAPFLTLALLYTRIIRSLRIQGLTIYSKSRLQLRIYKENVKVISNICAITIAFALCVLPLFVYGMLFYFVWKWEMPCNINQFGFAVHFVLFSNAAITPLIYFVFNDRYRRGLQQVLKQVQFCRKDRGDNINADEMCLNNLNANS from the coding sequence ATGGCATTAAATTTCTCCTCTAATGCCATCTTAGTTACCATGGAAAACTTCACTGCTGCTGAACCAGAACAATGTCCTTCTCTCACAGAAGATAAACTTGAAGTTAAGATCATCAAGATCTTGGCCTACAGTATAGTTTCGATCGTTTCTTTCTTTGGAAACTCTGTCATCATTGCAACTGTGATCAGGAACCGACGGATGCAGACAACTGTTAACTATCTCATCGCGAATATGGCCGTATCGGATTTCTCTATTTCAGTGTTTGCCGTGCCGATGAAAATCTCCGAAATCGCAAACGGTCCTCGAAGATGGCTAATTGAAGGATCTGTGGGATTGATTTTTTGTCAGCTGATCTATTTTTTCCAAGACACTTCATTGGTTGTTTCGATCCAGAGCTTGGTCGTCATTGCTGTCGACAGATATCGCGGAATTGTTTTTTTATATCGCCCCGCCATAATAACCCAAAAACGATGTAAAATTGTTATCGCACTGGTTTGGGTAGCGTCGATGAGTTTACACagcatttatttctttattattcGTCTTACTTCTAACAATAACACAACAGATTGCATTTTCAGCTGGGAGCCAAAAATGTTCTCTGATCCCAAAAAAGCCGAAGAAGATTACGTTGTAGTTGCGTTGGTTCTCGTAGTGATTGCTCCATTTTTGACTTTAGCACTCTTGTACACTCGAATCATAAGGAGTTTGAGAATTCAAGGACTCACAATTTATAGTAAATCAAGGCTTCAACTcagaatttacaaagaaaacgtAAAGGTCATTTCAAACATCTGCGCTATAACTATTGCATTTGCGCTTTGTGTTCTGCCACTGTTTGTGTACGGaatgttgttttattttgtgtgGAAATGGGAAATGCCGTGTAACATTAATCAATTTGGATTCgctgtacattttgttttgttttcaaatgctgcCATAACTCCCCTCATTTACTTCGTTTTTAATGATAGATATCGCCGAGGATTGCAACAGGTTTTAAAGCAGGTCCAGTTTTGCCGCAAAGACCGTGGCGATAACATTAACGCCGATGaaatgtgtttaaataatcTCAACGCCAATTCATAG
- the LOC138036148 gene encoding neuropeptide FF receptor 2-like, whose protein sequence is MENFTAVETERCPSLPEDKLHVKIIKILAYSIVLIVSLFGNSVIIATVISNRRMQTTVNYLIANMAASDLFISVFAVPMKISEIVKGPRRWLIEGSVGLIFCQLIYFFQDISMVVSIQSLVVIAVDRYRGIVFPYRSAIITQKRCKIVIALVWVASMSLHSIYFFIVRLTSNNNTTYCIFSWEPKMFSDPKKAEEDYVVAVLVLVVIAPFSTLAFLYTRIIWSLRIQGLTIYSKSRLQLRIYKENVMVIANICAIIIAFALCVLPLFVYGMFFYFVWKWEMPCNMNQFGFAVHFVLFSNTAITPLIYFVFNDRYRRELQQVLKQVQFCRKDRGDNINADEICLNHRNANS, encoded by the coding sequence ATGGAAAACTTCACTGCTGTTGAAACGGAAAGATGTCCTTCTCTCCCAGAAGATAAACTTCACGTTAAGATCATCAAGATCTTGGCCTACAGTATAGTTTTGATCGTTTCTCTCTTTGGAAACTCTGTCATCATTGCAACTGTGATCAGCAACCGACGGATGCAGACAACTGTAAACTATCTCATTGCAAATATGGCCGCTTCggatttatttatttcagtgtTTGCGGTTCCGATGAAAATCTCCGAAATCGTAAAGGGTCCTCGAAGATGGTTGATCGAAGGATCTGTGGGATTAATTTTTTGTCAGCTGATCTATTTTTTCCAAGATATTTCAATGGTTGTTTCCATTCAGAGCTTGGTCGTCATTGCTGTCGACAGATATCGCGGAATTGTTTTTCCATATCGCTCGGCCATTATAACCCAAAAACGATGTAAAATTGTTATCGCACTGGTATGGGTGGCGTCGATGAGTTTACACAGCATTTACTTCTTTATTGTTCGTCTTACTTCCAACAATAACACAACATATTGCATTTTCAGCTGGGAGCCAAAAATGTTCTCTGATCCCAAAAAAGCCGAAGAAGATTACGTTGTAGCTGTATTGGTTCTCGTGGTGATTGCTCCCTTTTCAACGTTAGCATTCTTGTACACTCGAATCATATGGAGTTTGAGAATTCAAGGACTCACAATTTATAGTAAATCAAGGCTTCAACTcagaatttacaaagaaaacgtAATGGTCATAGCAAACATCTGCGCTATAATTATTGCATTTGCGCTTTGTGTTCTGCCACTGTTCGTGTACGGaatgttcttttattttgtGTGGAAATGGGAAATGCCGTGTAACATGAATCAATTTGGATTCgctgtacattttgttttgttttcaaatactgCCATAACTCCTCTCATTTACTTCGTATTCAATGATAGATATCGCCGAGAATTGCAGCAGGTTTTAAAGCAGGTCCAGTTTTGCCGCAAAGACCGTGGCGATAACATTAACGCCGATGAAATATGCTTAAACCATCGGAACGCCAATTCATAG